The Glycine soja cultivar W05 chromosome 8, ASM419377v2, whole genome shotgun sequence genome has a window encoding:
- the LOC114423089 gene encoding uncharacterized protein LOC114423089: MKHETDNINNNNGTHDGSEDSVLRPCLSLLKCRSFAACHVSANKISRSDPNVSLHVDQILAVADVLAAAERRRVPSHPHDWYSILRLLPGDGDNRDLTRQHFKTLVRLLDPNKNKLPFADEALMRVREAWFVLSDPTRKARFDKEINDAAKTKTTSFWTMCPYCWYLHEYERKYEDCTLRCSNCKRTFHGAAVTSPRPEAVAAGNEEYYCYHVSLPVRYPVGGERCRFGDGARKRMRVKTVANRMKKKGFVVDANNDESDLDGVR; encoded by the coding sequence atgaaacacgaAACAGACAACATTAACAACAACAACGGAACCCACGACGGGTCCGAAGATTCCGTCCTCCGCCCCTGTCTATCCCTCCTCAAGTGCCGCAGCTTCGCCGCGTGCCACGTGTCCGCTAACAAAATCTCAAGATCCGACCCGAACGTCTCCCTCCACGTGGACCAAATCCTCGCGGTGGCGGACGTCCTCGCGGCGGCGGAGCGCCGCCGCGTCCCCTCCCACCCGCACGACTGGTACTCCATCCTCCGCCTCCTCCCCGGCGACGGCGACAACCGCGACCTGACACGTCAGCACTTCAAAACCCTCGTGCGGCTCCTCGACCCTAACAAGAACAAGCTCCCCTTCGCCGATGAGGCTCTCATGCGCGTGCGAGAAGCGTGGTTCGTTCTCTCAGACCCAACGCGCAAGGCGCGCTTCGATAAAGAGATCAACGACGCCGCCAAAACAAAAACGACATCGTTTTGGACAATGTGCCCTTACTGTTGGTACCTACACGAGTACGAACGGAAATACGAGGACTGCACGTTGAGGTGTTCGAATTGCAAGAGAACTTTTCACGGCGCGGCGGTGACGTCGCCGCGGCCGGAGGCTGTGGCGGCGGGCAACGAGGAGTATTACTGCTACCACGTGAGCTTGCCGGTGAGGTATCCGGTCGGCGGCGAACGGTGTCGTTTTGGGGATGGGGCGAGGAAGAGGATGAGGGTTAAAACGGTGGCTaatagaatgaaaaagaaagggtttgtTGTTGATGCTAATAATGATGAATCTGATTTGGATGGGGTGAGGTAG